The following coding sequences lie in one Paramormyrops kingsleyae isolate MSU_618 chromosome 15, PKINGS_0.4, whole genome shotgun sequence genomic window:
- the acer1 gene encoding alkaline ceramidase 1 isoform X2 has translation MEREREPPLLRPSVRRLRCSSSPLCDGTLCPSLFPVGLFSMYFHMTLSFIGQMLDELSILWVLAIGYSLWFPRTHFPSFIKDRTTFSRIVLLMTTVTTLSSFVKPTANAYALNFFAIHILYYVTMELRSCTDQQVLRLARTSIGLWVLAIFCWISDRFGCSFWQRLNFCYLHGIWHILIVVATAYGSTLIAYLDAYREIPYSLPDLQYWPSNSWALGLPYITLKEPTKTQKSC, from the exons ATGGAGCGAGAACGCGAACCTCCTCTTCTGCGGCCTTCTGTCCGCCGGCTACGCTGCAGCTCGTCACCACTTTGTGACGGGACCCTCTGCCCGTCTCTCTTCCCCGTAGGTCTCTTCTCCATGTACTTCCACATGACGCTGAGCTTCATCGGCCAGATGCTGGACGAGCTCTCCATCCTCTGGGTGCTGGCCATCGGCTACTCCCTCTGGTTCCCCCGAACACACTTCCCCTCGTTCATTAAGGACAG GACCACTTTCTCCAGGATCGTCCTTTTAATGACTACCGTCACGACCCTGTCGTCCTTCGTCAAGCCTACGGCTAACGCCTACGCGCTGAACTTCTTCGCTATTCACATCCTGTACTATGTGACCATGGAGCTGCGCAG CTGCACTGACCAGCAGGTGCTGCGTTTGGCCCGCACCTCCATCGGCCTCTGGGTCCTCGCCATCTTCTGCTGGATCAGCGATCGTTTTGGCTGCAGCTTCTGGCAGCGGCTGAACTTCTGCTACTTGCACGGGATCTG GCATATCCTGATTGTGGTGGCCACGGCCTATGGCAGCACCCTCATCGCCTACTTGGATGCCTACCGTGAGATCCCTTACTCGCTGCCAGACCTGCAGTACTGGCCGAGTAACAGTTGGGCCTTAGGTCTCCCTTACATCACCCTAAAGGAGCCCACCAAGACCCAGAAGAGCTGCTGA